Proteins encoded in a region of the Raphanus sativus cultivar WK10039 chromosome 8, ASM80110v3, whole genome shotgun sequence genome:
- the LOC108820333 gene encoding uncharacterized protein LOC108820333 — protein MLKLRIEAKLFYQKEVGNGRHISFWFDTWLMRGPLWDLLGLRGIIDMGVSRYVTLEDVGRNSRRRRRHRTDLLNDIEGELSIIVSKLRPEKEDVSIWRGKSGFKKTFYSHETWLLLRESKPKFTWACGVWFPQHKPKYAFIIWLSMKNILSTLNRVAKWSQGVVTTCILCKAAIETRSHLFFDCGYSSQI, from the coding sequence ATGCTGAAACTGAGAATTGAGGCGAAACTGTTTTATCAGAAAGAAGTGGGTAATGGCAGACACATCTCTTTCTGGTTTGATACTTGGTTAATGAGAGGTCCTCTCTGGGATTTATTAGGCCTGAGAGGTATTATTGATATGGGAGTTAGTAGATATGTAACATTGGAGGATGTGGGTCGTAATAGTCGAAGAAGGAGGAGACACCGTACTGATTTGCTCAATGATATTGAAGGTGAACTTAGTATCATTGTGAGTAAGTTGCGTCCGGAGAAAGAAGATGTCAGTATCTGGAGAGGAAAATCAGGATTTAAGAAGACATTTTATTCACATGAAACTTGGCTACTACTTCGGGAGAGCAAGCCTAAATTCACTTGGGCATGTGGTGTTTGGTTTCCCCAACACAAGCCTAAGTATGCTTTTATTATCTGGCTTTCGATGAAGAACATATTATCTACTTTGAACAGAGTTGCAAAATGGAGTCAAGGCGTTGTCACCACTTGTATTCTTTGTAAAGCGGCTATAGAGACGAGGTCACATCTGTTCTTTGATTGTGGGTATTCTTCTCAGATATGA
- the LOC108828868 gene encoding oleosin G-like, translating to MDSRHIQQTPYGSTTVPSRGNNMNHPIASFLRQLQSQSPEHSRQRLGLLAFFISGGILLLLTGITATAFVLGFIAFLPIIIISSPIWVLLFLLVTGFLSVAGFLFGTAAVVSWTYLYFKGMHPVGSDQVDYARSRIYDTAAHVKDYAGGYFHGKFKDAAPGA from the coding sequence ATGGACTCTAGACACATCCAACAAACACCCTACGGCTCAACCACCGTCCCCTCTCGCGGCAACAACATGAACCATCCAATCGCATCTTTCCTCCGTCAGCTACAATCACAATCTCCTGAGCACTCCCGCCAGCGCTTGGGCCTTCTTGCATTCTTTATCTCCGGTGGAATCCTCCTCTTACTCACCGGAATCACCGCCACAGCTTTCGTCCTAGGATTCATCGCTTTCCTTCCGATCATCATTATCTCAAGCCCTATATGGGTCCTTCTGTTCCTCCTCGTTACCGGATTCTTGTCCGTTGCCGGATTCCTATTCGGTACTGCGGCTGTCGTGTCGTGGACGTACCTGTATTTTAAAGGCATGCACCCGGTGGGGTCGGATCAAGTGGATTATGCTCGGAGTCGGATTTATGATACGGCGGCTCATGTTAAAGATTATGCTGGTGGGTACTTCCATGGTAAGTTTAAAGATGCAGCACCTGGTGCATGA
- the LOC130498434 gene encoding uncharacterized protein LOC130498434, whose amino-acid sequence MDRSTPEHNSSTSHKRLSVSYLVSLMVLCARHANRLSKKLKPKKRTHNETSRGRWNTMRSPRPKEFLMTLSHKAATMVGRKNTCYSGGYKPEKKRAGAMEEEEEHGLWQREILMGGKCEPLDFSGVIYYDCNGRQLREAPPRSPRRTPLPIRS is encoded by the coding sequence ATGGATCGGTCTACGCCGGAACATAACTCCTCCACTTCCCACAAGCGTCTAAGCGTGAGCTACTTGGTCTCTCTAATGGTTCTCTGCGCCAGACACGCCAACCGCCTCTCTAAGAAGCTAAAGCCGAAGAAGCGAACTCACAATGAAACTTCCCGTGGCAGGTGGAATACGATGAGATCTCCACGGCCAAAAGAGTTTCTTATGACTTTGAGCCACAAGGCGGCAACGATGGTCGGCCGGAAAAACACATGTTACAGCGGAGGATATAAACCTGAGAAGAAGAGAGCGGGGgcgatggaggaggaggaagagcaTGGGCTTTGGCAGAGGGAGATCTTGATGGGCGGCAAATGTGAGCCGTTGGATTTCTCCGGAGTTATTTATTACGACTGTAACGGACGGCAGTTAAGAGAGGCGCCTCCGAGGTCTCCACGTCGCACTCCGTTACCAATCCGTTCTTAA
- the LOC108820335 gene encoding uncharacterized protein LOC108820335 has protein sequence MGMWDNYAFRPPPALTASNGCKLQSGVASVLMAEGLAVREALCHALHIGISKIWLRSDCLSLINAISSVTKLMDLYGVLSDIERLSVSFDFCVFSFVAREENGPADSLSKACLYHAVTS, from the coding sequence atggGTATGTGGGATAATTATGCTTTTAGACCCCCACCCGCGCTCACCGCCTCGAATGGATGCAAGCTTCAATCCGGAGTTGCATCGGTTCTTATGGCTGAAGGATTGGCGGTAAGGGAAGCTCTCTGCCACGCTCTCCACATCGGTATCTCAAAAATCTGGCTTCGATCAGATTGTTTGTCGCTGATCAACGCGATAAGTTCGGTTACAAAGCTGATGGATCTCTACGGAGTCCTCTCGGACATTGAACGCCTCTctgtttcttttgatttctgcgttttttcttttgttgctaGAGAAGAAAATGGGCCAGCGGACAGTTTGTCCAAAGCCTGCTTGTATCACGCTGTTACTTCTTAG